The window AAACAGCTGTGCGAAACGGTCAATAAGGTAATGCAACAGCTAGAAGAAGAAGCCTATTTTAAAAAACTGGAAGCCTTTTTTCAGAATACTAAGGAGACAACCGTAAAAGAAGATAAGAAAATTGTATTGAAGACCCAGGATGCCATTCATGTGGTTAAACTAAGCGAGATATTATATCTTCAGGCTGATAATAACTATACGATACTTTATCTGGCCGATGGCGAAAGTGTCATGATGGCCCAATCACTGAAAAAATTCGAAGAAAACTTGTCTGCTGCCGGGTTTTTAAGAGTACACCAATCGTACCTGGTCAACCTTTCTTATGTAAAAACCTTCAGGAAAACCCAGGATCACCTGCAGCTTGTCAATAATGAAAAGATCCCTGTTTCAGGAAGGAAGCGTTCCGGATTACTTGCGTATTTCGATACCCTGTAAGCCGATTTCTCGGCAGGTATATTCGTATTCTCAGTAAACACTCCCGGATTCTAAAATAGGGATTCACGGTACTGTTGAGGCATGTTTTATGCAATAATTTTGTTCGTAAACTTTAATGAAATCAATGATGAAACGTATGAAAAAAACTACCTTTCTAACTATAGGCATGATAAGCTGCCTGAGTTTTTTCAGTGTGCAGGATATGCAGGCTCAGCTTTGGAAGAAAATTAAAAGCAAGGTCGAAAAGAAGGTGGAAGATAAAGCCGATGAGATCCTTAACGGGAAAAACACTTCCTACGGAGCCACGACTTCAGAAAGTAACGATAAAGGCGGCGTGCCGTATATAGAAGAGGTATTTTCTTTTATCCCCGGGAAAAAGGTAGCCTTTGAAGATAATTTTGAAGGAGAGAGGCAGGGACTGATGCCTTCTAACTGGAAGTCCTCAGGAAACGGTTCTGTTGTTACGATAGATGGACTGGAAGGAAACTGGCTGAAAATGGAACCGAATTCGACGTATAAATTGGATAGCCTGATGGTATTACCTCAGAACTTCACTATTGAATTTGATATTGTGACCCGAAGTGATGTCGCTTCTGACATGGGAGAAATGAGTTTTGGGTTTGCCCGCGATAACAGCGTAAGAAGAAGCATTACAGACGGGGTTAACAATGGAAGTGTTACCTCTACAAGATTACATTTCTGGAACCAGGATATAACACACTCCAGTAGTGATACTGACAAATATAATACATTAGACTTTCCTCTGGCAAAGTATTCAAATGCAGTTATTCATGTGTCGATCGCTGTCGAAGGTGAACAGATGAGGATTTATTTGGATAAATCTAAACTTCTCGATACTCAAATGTTTTTAAAGAACACGCCCAAATATTTTTATATAACGGCTCCGTATGATTATAAAAAAGGAGCTAAGGCATTCTTCGGGAATTTTAGAATTTCTGAAAACGAATAGACGTTCATTATCAGGGTGTTAGTGTGCTATCGGCATTTTTTATAGATTTTTTTGAGCTTATTACGCAACCTTTTACCGGTTCAATAGTCTTGTAAGTGAATAACAAATCTTAAAAATTGCAATGATGAAATTAAAAACAGTATCCTTACTTTCACTACTTATGCTTGGCGGAGTTATGTTAAGCTGTAATTCGAACGACGATGTTAGTTGTCCGGAAGATTTTACAGGTGAATTAACAGCTTCAGAAGGAACCTTGGTGGGTGACTGGAGCCTTTCGGCAATTGTTGCTGAAGAAGAAGTTGACCTGACCGACGATGAGGAGGACAACCCGTCTACAGACATTTATGCGCAGCAATCAGACTGCCAGAACGATGCATCGTATACCTTTGGGACAGACAGAAGTTTTACATTTCAACAAGGGAACAACGCTGAAGAATGTTCTAACAAAGGAAAAGTTGAAGGTAGCTGGAAGTTAGAAGGCGAGCAATTAAGCCAGGTTTATTATTGTTCTTTACAAACGGCCAATATTGATGTTGATGCTGAAAACAACAGTATATCGTTTACGAATACAGTAAAGATTACTGATGTAAGCGGAAAGGTTGTGGAAACGACAATAACCTACACCTATACAAAACAACTTGAAAATTAGTTGAAGGTATAGTTAGCAAAAACATGTGTGAATTTAAAAAGCTGCCGTTACATGGCGGCTTTTTTTATATGCGGTTTTTAATAAGTCCGGCATTTACAGCCAGGTTTATTTCTTCTCCTTTATCTAGTTCAGAGTGGTGTTGAAAATAGATGTCAATGCCTTCACAGACGGCTTTTACAAGGTATTCCGGCCCCTTAAAGAAGCTGTTTGCCACTTTTGCCCGGATTCCGGAGCCATCAGTGGCCTTTATTTCATGCGGGTATAACAAGATACGGGCTCCGTTGTTGTTTGCTTCAAACAAAGAAAGAGGAAGTTCATTCACGTCGCCAAATATAGAAGCGGTATAATAATCCCCCGGGTTTTTATAAAGGGCTTCGGGCGATCCCTGGGCTACGATCTTGCCCGATTTTAATATAATCGTTTTATCGGCATAACTTAACGAATCGTCATTGTCGTGGGTAGCCACGATACAGGTTATCCGATGTTCTTTAAAATAACCGAACAGCTTTCTTCGCAGGTTGTTCTTCCTGAAATTATCGATGTTGCTAAAAGGTTCATCCAGCAATATAAGTTCTGGTTTCCTGGCTATGGCCTGGGCCAGAGCCACCCGCTGCATTTGTCCGCCGCTTAAAAATTTGGCTTTGGTTTTGGCAAACGGGGTCATCTCTACCAGCTGCAATAACTCTCTGGTACGTTTCTTTTTCTTTCCGGGATAGAAATTCGACAAGAATTTTCCAATATTCTCTTCCACGGTTATAAAAGGCATCAGGTCGAAGTCCTGTGCTACATACTTCATAAAGGGTTCTCCCGGTACCAGGTTATAATCAGGGCCCAATAATTTTTTGTCATTCCAGTATATTTCCCCCTTTTCAGGCGCTAACAGCCCATAGATCAGTTTGAGTAAGGTGCTTTTTCCACAGCCGCTCTCTCCGACAATGGCTATATTCTCGCCCTTCTCAGCCGTGAGCCTGATCCCTTTCAGGACTTTTTTCTTTTCGTAAGCAAAAGAAATGTTCTTTACCGCCAGCATAACAATTTTTTGCAAATGTATCGAATATTATCCGGAAGCCATTTCAAGCAGTTTCGTCATCGTTTTCCAATTGCGGGTCGTGGCATATACTTTTAATTTTTGCTCGATGAACGGATTCGCTATTTTGGCTTTTCCGTAGCCGTTGTGGTAACAGAAATACAAGATGTTGTCCCGGTCGATAAATTCATCGTCTTTAGCTTCAACGGCTTTTAAGGTCTCCATTTTATCAGGTTCAGGATTATCAAAAAGGAAAGTACAGTACAGTTTATTAATATCTTCGGATCTTGAAACAAAAGGGTTTTGGGTGTATATTTCCTTCAGCTTAACTAGGTCTATAATGTGAGTCTTCACCTCGAAGCCAAAATGAGTGGCAATACTTCTTTCAATGGCAACCTGGAGTACATCGGCTTTTTCAGCCGACCTGAAAACCACATTGCCGCTTTGTATATAGGTTTTTATATCCTCCAGGTGTAGTGTGGCAAGCAGTGTTTTAAGCGCAGCCATTTTAATTTTCCGATGTCCCCCGACATTGATACCGCGTAGTAATAAAATATATGTGTTCATGCGTTTAAATTATGAAAACTATAGGACTCTATCCCCATAGGATTCTTATTTTTGAAATCTTTAAATTAACAAACAAGATTTAATGATGAAGCATATACTTTTTACAGCAACACTTTTGTTGTTATCAAATGCAATGACAGCTCAGAACGATATTACCCAACCGGAGCTGAAAGGGCATATTGAATTTTTAAGCTCTGATAAAAATGCAGGGAGATACCCGGGAACAAAAGCTAATAAGAGGGTAGTGAAGTATATCATAAAGGAATTCAAAAAATCCGGGATAACGCCTTATGGTAATTCGTATAAACAGGGGTTTACCGCCAGGTTAAGGGTTAAAAAGGACGTGGCGCCCAGGCCCGATGTAAATACATGGAATGTTATCGGGTATATAGAAGGAAATGACCCGGTACTAAAAGATGAGTTTATCGTATTAGGCGCGCATTACGATCACTTGGGAATGGGTGGCCCTTCATCTAAATCAGACCATGAAGGAATACACAATGGTGCAGACGATAATGCCAGCGGAACTTCGGCATTGTTAGAGATAGGCGAAAAGATTGCTGCCAACCGGCATTTATTAAAGCGAAGTGTATTATTGCTTGCCTTCGGAGCTGAAGAGCAGGGACTATTGGGAAGTAAATATTTTACAGAAAACCCCGTAGTGCCATTATCGCAGATCAAACTGATGATCAATATGGATATGGTCGGTCGGCTAAATAATGAAAACCATGTGTATATGGGAGGTGCCGGAACATTCCCGGGAGGTGTAGAGCTGATGAAAAGCCTGGGAGAACCTTTAGGGCTTACCGTTTTTGCACATGCAGGGTCTGTAGGCGGTTCAGACCATGTTTCGTTCTATAAGAAAGACATTTCAGTAATGGGAATCCATACCGGAGGACATCCGCAATATCATACGACAGAAGATACCATAGACCTGATTAATTTTCCCGGACAGGAAAAAGTATGTAACTATATCTATAGCGCCCTGATGAAAGTGGCCACAACAGATTATAAAATGGAGTTTATCCGTCAGGATTAATTAAAAAAGCCCATCAGGGCTTTTTTTGACTTGTATAAGTTAGCTGTTTACGGAGACTATCTATTTTAACCTTTTCCCCGATTGTTTCATAGATTCTGTTTTTAAATAGAATCGTAGCGGTGTTGTTTTTAGCCTTTTTAAAGAGTATCCGGGCAAACATGTTTTCGAACTGATAGGTGTTTTTATCAACCTGGAATAACTTTAACTTGCTTCTGTTGCCCAGTTGACTGTAAAGAGCGTTGTTCTCAAACGATATGGTTCTTGTAGAACCATCATCAAAGCTGTAGGTCCCGGCAAATTTTGCTGCAAAATCCGAGTTGATTTTAGCTGCTTTTGAAGGGGTGTCCGGGTAAGGTTTATTGAGTGCGATAGCAGCCATTTTAGTCGACACAAAATCAGTAGCGCTACAAACACAATTAGAGAGCACCACAACAAAAATATCTTCTTCGGGCAGGTAAATAGTATTGCTTAAAAAACCAAAAGATCCGCCATTGTGTTCTATGGAAGGAACCCCGTTTACCCCGTCTACAGCCCAGCCATAGCCATAGTTCGCGTACTTTCCGTTTGACAGTTTATAATTCGTAAAGGCTTTTTTCTTACTTTCTTTACTTATAAGGGTATTGTTTCGTATGGCCCTGTTCCACAGGTACAGGTCATAGGTTGTAGATAAAATGGCTCCGGCGCTGTACGCATGTGTATATAGCATTTCATCCGCTTTAACGAATTCATCTTTTATCTTATCATGTCCGGTGGCCCTGTTTGGTATAATTTTATGTCTGGACATAAAAGAAGAGTTTTTCATGCCTGCCTTGTCGAAGATGTTTTCTTCAATGAATTCGCTATATGATTTATTTGATACTTTTTCTATAAGCATCCCTAAAAGATAATAGCCTGTATTGCTGTAATGGTATTTTTCACCGGGAGCAAAAAGCATTGGCATCTTTTTAAACAAGGTCATAAGCTCCTCCTGGGTCATTTCATTATACCTGTTATTATACCATTCGTCAGAGGAGGTAAAACTTGCAAGCCCCGATGTATGCGACAATATTTGATCTATAGTTATGGTATGTCCGTGGGTTGGGTAATCCTTAAAGTAGGTAGTTATATTGTCATCAAGATTTAATTTCCCTTGTTCGGCAAGCATCATTATGGCAACGGCAGTAAACTGTTTGGTAACCGACCCGATTTCAAACACACTGTTAATTGTGGCGTCAGCATTTAACTTCAAACTGGCTTTACCGAATGATTTTTGATAAATAATTTCTCCGTCGACGGCAATCGGGGCTGAAGCAGCAGTTGCTGCATCCGGATATTCCTGATGTAATAGTCGATCGAATTGTTTTTCTGGTGATTGAGAAAATGTATTCGATATCGTAAATGTAAATAGTAATAAGGTTGCGATGAGTTTTTGTATCATGTTTTGATGATTGTTAAGTTTTTTGATTGAATTGTCATTAATGTTAATTATAGGTATTGTTGAAAAATAAGCTGTAAAAAACAATTATGACTTCCCAAATCTACAATATGAAAATTAGAAGTTATAGCAACAAAATTATACTTGCAAGGATATTAATGAGAACAGTTCTTTAATTTATCAGTCTATACGGACGCTGAAAAGTAACTGCTTCGGCGCGAATTCAAGAGGTTTCAGAGTAAATATCTCAGGTCCTTCGAGTTAAGAGGAAAACCTGAAAATCATTTAGCGAAGGTCTTGTAAAATTCCTTTGGAACATTTCATAGTCATCAGGATTAGTGCCCTAATCTAATCGGAATTTAACCTTAATTACCGAGTAAACCCGAGTTTGTCTGTGTATAGAGCAAATGTTGTTTCTCGGGTTTTCCTGTTATTGGTAAAGATGTGTTTTATATCTGTTTAATCTCTTGATAGATTTTTAGTTTGGAGCTTTCAAAAATGTCCCCACCAAATTCTTCATTATCTAATGATATGGTAGTAATATCTTCAATACCCATGATCCCGAATACAAATTTTAAGTATGTTGTCTGGAAATTCATATGCTCATTCTTTTCATTTTCCCCATATCCCGTATCTCCCCGGCTCGATAAGATAAATAACTTTTTATTTTGAAGGAGCCCTATATAATCACCGTCAGGTTTGCCAGAACGAAATTTCCATGTTTCATTAATTCTCATAAGTTGATCAATATAAGATTTTAGTCCGCTCGGAATAGACCAATTGTACATGGGAGTTCCGATAACATAAATATTATGTTCTTTAAATTCTTTAACCAAATTGTCACTTAAGGTAACGCCTGTCTGGTTCTCTTTATTCCTGTTTTTCGGACTGATAAAGGCACTGGCTATCCATGCCTCATTAATAGGAGGTATATGTTCCAGTCCGACCTCTCTGAAGGAAATATGATCTTCAGGATTTTTCTTTTTCCAGTTTTCAACAAATAGATTTGTTAGTTTACGACTATGAGATTTTTCGCCTCTGACACTTGCATTAATAATAAGTACTTTATTCATTTTCTTGTAATTTAAATTGCATTGCAAAGTTCGTTACCCGAAAAATGAAAAAAATTGATCTGGTTCAATGTGGTTTATGTTTTTTACGAATTCTACTCAAAAACTCAGCAGAAATACCAAGGTAGGAGGCGATCAGATACTGGGGAACTTTGTCTGCTACCTTCGGGTATTCGTTTAAAAAGTTAAAATAACGTTGTTCTGCATCAAATACGTTGGCAAGAATTATCCTTCTCTGCAGACTTCCAAGGTATGATTCCAGAATAATTCTGAAAAAACGTTCAAGTTTTGGAATTTGTTTCAACATTTTCTGAAACGAGAGATGTCCGATTTGTAATAATACGGTCTTTTCAATAGCCTGAATATTATAGATAGATGGATTTTGTTTTTGAAAGCTGTCAATATCTGTTGCCCACCAGTTATCTATAGCAAAATACAGAATCTCTTCTTTACCAGTTTCGGAATCTATATAAAAAGCTTTTAATGTACCTTGAACAACAAAATTATCTGTTCTGCAGATTTCACCATTTCTTAAAAGATAATCTCCTTTTTCTAATGTTTTTTCAATCCAGAAACTTTCAAATAGGGTTTGTTCTTCGGAGCTCAGCTTTACATGCTTGGAAATAGAATTTACTAACAGCTTTTTCATGAGTTTCAATCCTGAGAATCAAAGATAATATTTCGTATTACACAGGCAATGAGAGTCTGATAAATTAAAACCGTAGTTGTATAGCAATTGGTATATAATTTAAGAGCGATCCCCCTCAATTTTTATGCTATTCTTCGTGAGTTCTTGATCAGACATGGTATGATAGTCTTAATTCTACAAGGACCATGTAGTATTTCAAACAAGTTTAATGCTTTGAATATGTTAATAGTAAAACTCCATTATTGTAAATTTTTGAATCGATTGACTTTAAGGGGATCCCCTCATTTAGTTGTCTGAACAGCGATTTACCTCCACCTGAAATTAAAGGGAAAAACAAAATTTTATACTCGTCAATTAATCTCCTTTCGGTTAATTCCTGCACAATACTTGCACTTCCTATAATCATAACATTTTTTCCTTCTACCTCTTCAAGGAGTTTTTTTGTTGATTGCCTTGAGTTTTTCCATTTCAAATCGGTAGTTGTTTTAGAGAAGACAATTTTACTCATATTATTCATTAAATCTGCTAAAGGCTCCTCTTTTATGGTAACATTTGGCCAATAATTAGAAAGGCTCTCATAGGTAACCCGGCCAAATAAAAAAGTGTCTACATCTTTATATTCCTTAGCAATATCAGACTCCATTTCGTTCAAGAAATTTCTGGTAACAAAATCCATTTCCTGTCCTTCCCGTCCTGCCATATAGCCATCTATGGTAAGGAATTCATAAGCTATTATTTTTCTC of the Zhouia spongiae genome contains:
- a CDS encoding LytR/AlgR family response regulator transcription factor, encoding MKNTMRTISCLLLEDDAVLQEGIKKILNEQYPEMTVYVAGNLKEAALMFYKHQPELLLFDINLPDGNSFELLEDFYTNREKGFKVIFITAHAHYAIEAFKYSALDFLLKPFLPKQLCETVNKVMQQLEEEAYFKKLEAFFQNTKETTVKEDKKIVLKTQDAIHVVKLSEILYLQADNNYTILYLADGESVMMAQSLKKFEENLSAAGFLRVHQSYLVNLSYVKTFRKTQDHLQLVNNEKIPVSGRKRSGLLAYFDTL
- a CDS encoding DUF5004 domain-containing protein, whose amino-acid sequence is MMKLKTVSLLSLLMLGGVMLSCNSNDDVSCPEDFTGELTASEGTLVGDWSLSAIVAEEEVDLTDDEEDNPSTDIYAQQSDCQNDASYTFGTDRSFTFQQGNNAEECSNKGKVEGSWKLEGEQLSQVYYCSLQTANIDVDAENNSISFTNTVKITDVSGKVVETTITYTYTKQLEN
- a CDS encoding ABC transporter ATP-binding protein translates to MQKIVMLAVKNISFAYEKKKVLKGIRLTAEKGENIAIVGESGCGKSTLLKLIYGLLAPEKGEIYWNDKKLLGPDYNLVPGEPFMKYVAQDFDLMPFITVEENIGKFLSNFYPGKKKKRTRELLQLVEMTPFAKTKAKFLSGGQMQRVALAQAIARKPELILLDEPFSNIDNFRKNNLRRKLFGYFKEHRITCIVATHDNDDSLSYADKTIILKSGKIVAQGSPEALYKNPGDYYTASIFGDVNELPLSLFEANNNGARILLYPHEIKATDGSGIRAKVANSFFKGPEYLVKAVCEGIDIYFQHHSELDKGEEINLAVNAGLIKNRI
- a CDS encoding DUF1697 domain-containing protein, whose amino-acid sequence is MNTYILLLRGINVGGHRKIKMAALKTLLATLHLEDIKTYIQSGNVVFRSAEKADVLQVAIERSIATHFGFEVKTHIIDLVKLKEIYTQNPFVSRSEDINKLYCTFLFDNPEPDKMETLKAVEAKDDEFIDRDNILYFCYHNGYGKAKIANPFIEQKLKVYATTRNWKTMTKLLEMASG
- a CDS encoding M20/M25/M40 family metallo-hydrolase → MMKHILFTATLLLLSNAMTAQNDITQPELKGHIEFLSSDKNAGRYPGTKANKRVVKYIIKEFKKSGITPYGNSYKQGFTARLRVKKDVAPRPDVNTWNVIGYIEGNDPVLKDEFIVLGAHYDHLGMGGPSSKSDHEGIHNGADDNASGTSALLEIGEKIAANRHLLKRSVLLLAFGAEEQGLLGSKYFTENPVVPLSQIKLMINMDMVGRLNNENHVYMGGAGTFPGGVELMKSLGEPLGLTVFAHAGSVGGSDHVSFYKKDISVMGIHTGGHPQYHTTEDTIDLINFPGQEKVCNYIYSALMKVATTDYKMEFIRQD
- a CDS encoding serine hydrolase domain-containing protein codes for the protein MIQKLIATLLLFTFTISNTFSQSPEKQFDRLLHQEYPDAATAASAPIAVDGEIIYQKSFGKASLKLNADATINSVFEIGSVTKQFTAVAIMMLAEQGKLNLDDNITTYFKDYPTHGHTITIDQILSHTSGLASFTSSDEWYNNRYNEMTQEELMTLFKKMPMLFAPGEKYHYSNTGYYLLGMLIEKVSNKSYSEFIEENIFDKAGMKNSSFMSRHKIIPNRATGHDKIKDEFVKADEMLYTHAYSAGAILSTTYDLYLWNRAIRNNTLISKESKKKAFTNYKLSNGKYANYGYGWAVDGVNGVPSIEHNGGSFGFLSNTIYLPEEDIFVVVLSNCVCSATDFVSTKMAAIALNKPYPDTPSKAAKINSDFAAKFAGTYSFDDGSTRTISFENNALYSQLGNRSKLKLFQVDKNTYQFENMFARILFKKAKNNTATILFKNRIYETIGEKVKIDSLRKQLTYTSQKKP
- a CDS encoding FMN-dependent NADH-azoreductase, producing MNKVLIINASVRGEKSHSRKLTNLFVENWKKKNPEDHISFREVGLEHIPPINEAWIASAFISPKNRNKENQTGVTLSDNLVKEFKEHNIYVIGTPMYNWSIPSGLKSYIDQLMRINETWKFRSGKPDGDYIGLLQNKKLFILSSRGDTGYGENEKNEHMNFQTTYLKFVFGIMGIEDITTISLDNEEFGGDIFESSKLKIYQEIKQI
- a CDS encoding Crp/Fnr family transcriptional regulator; the encoded protein is MKKLLVNSISKHVKLSSEEQTLFESFWIEKTLEKGDYLLRNGEICRTDNFVVQGTLKAFYIDSETGKEEILYFAIDNWWATDIDSFQKQNPSIYNIQAIEKTVLLQIGHLSFQKMLKQIPKLERFFRIILESYLGSLQRRIILANVFDAEQRYFNFLNEYPKVADKVPQYLIASYLGISAEFLSRIRKKHKPH
- a CDS encoding dihydrofolate reductase family protein, encoding MRKIIAYEFLTIDGYMAGREGQEMDFVTRNFLNEMESDIAKEYKDVDTFLFGRVTYESLSNYWPNVTIKEEPLADLMNNMSKIVFSKTTTDLKWKNSRQSTKKLLEEVEGKNVMIIGSASIVQELTERRLIDEYKILFFPLISGGGKSLFRQLNEGIPLKSIDSKIYNNGVLLLTYSKH